The following nucleotide sequence is from Rubrobacter radiotolerans DSM 5868.
CCGGCGGGCCGGTCGATGGTGACTCCGGGGCCGGAAAGGTCCGGAACGCGAGCCACGTCGTCTTTGCCTGCGACGCGGGGATGGGCTCAAGCGCGATGGGCGCCTCGCTCCTCCGAAAGAAGGTCAACGACGCCGGGCTCGACGTCGAGGTCTCGAACGTCTCGATCGCCAACCTCGATCCGGGCGCGGAGGTCGTCGTGACGCACAAGGACCTCACCGACCGCGCCCGCGAGAAGGCCCCCGGCGCAGCGCACGTCTCCGTGGACAACTTCCTCAACAGCCCGAAGTACGACGAGCTCGTCGAGGAACTCAAGAAGGGCCGCGACGGTTCAGTCGCCGGTTCCGGGAACGGCTCCGGCAACGGACATCACGACGACTACTCGGACGTCCGGAAGGTGATCTTCGCCTGCGACGCGGGGATGGGCTCCAGCGCGATGGGCGCCTCGCTTCTGAAGAAGAAGGCCAAGGACGCGAACCTGGACGACGTAGAGATCCGCAACACCTCGATCAACGACCTCCCCAACGACGCGGACGTTGTCGTAACGCACAAGGACCTGACGGAGCGCGCCCGGGCGAAGCTCCCCGGCGCCCGCCACGTCTCGGTGGACAACTTCCTCAACAGCCCGAAGTACGACGAGCTCGTGGAGAGGATCCACTCCTCCCGCGCCAGGAGCTAGGGGACGAACACGGTGGCGGGGCTCTCGACGGCGCGGGAGGCGCGGCTCGTCGAGGCCCTGCTCCGACACCCGGAGGGCATCACCGTCGCCGGGCTCGCCGAAACTCTCAACGTGAGCGCCCGAACCATCCACCGCGATCTCCGTCCCGGTCGCCCGGCGGAGGGCTTCATCGAGTCGCACGGGCTCGTCCTGCACCGACAGGCCGGGCGGGGTCTCTCTGTCGAGGGCGAGCCGGAGGCCGTCGAGCGGGCGATCCGCGACCTCGAAGATGCGGCGCTTCTCGAAGTATCTCCCGAGAGACGGCGGGTCGAGGTGCTGAGGCGGCTTCTCGGGGCGCGGGGGCCGGTAAAGCTCCGCGCTCTCGCGAGCGGCCTCAAGGTCGCCGTCGGGACCGTCAGCCGGGACCTCGACGAGGCCGAAGCCTGGCTCTCGGACTTCCGCCTCACGCTCGTGCGCCGCCGGGGCTACGGGGTGGAGATCTCCGGCCCCGAGGCCGAGCGCCGCCGGGCCATGAGCCGTCTCGTCTTCGAGAACCTCCAAGGATCCGACCTGCTCCCCGGCTCGCCGGACGCGCCTTCGTCCGCCGTCTCCCGACGCCTGCTCGGCTTCGTAGACTCCGAACGGCTCCGAACCATCGAGGCCCTGACCCGCCGGGAGGTCGAGCTCCTCCCGTACCCCATCGCTGACGAGGCCTTCGCCGCGCTCGTCGTCCACGTCGCCCTTGCAGCGGAGCGAGTGCTCGCCGGGGGCCGGATAGAGCTTCCGGAGGACGTCTCCCGGCGACTGCAGCAGACTGAGGAGTACGACCGCGCGCTCTCGCTCGCAAGGGGTATCTCGCAGGCTCTGGGCGTCGAGGTCCCGGAGTCGGAGGTCGCCTACGTAACGCTCCATCTGCGCGGCACGAAGCTCCGGCAGGACAGCTCACTGGAGCAATACTTTGCGACTTCGGATCTTGAGATCGCCTCGCGGGTGAGGGACCTGATCCGCACCGTCGAGGAGCGGACCGGGGTGGTGCTCGTGGGGGACGGTTCGCTCTACTCGGGGCTGCTTGCGCACCTGGAACGGGCGATGCACCGGCTCAGGGAGGGGATGAGGATCTCGAACCCCCTCCTCGACGACGTCAGGCGCGATTACCCGGCCCTCTTCGCGCTTGTCGAGGAGGCGCTCGGGAAGGTCTTTGCGGATGAGCGGATACCGGAGGAGGAGGTCGGGTTCGTGGCGATGCACTTCGGGGCGGCGCTCGACCGGGGGCAGGGCGACTTCCCGAGGAGCGTGCTCGTCATATGCTCCAGCGGCATCGCGACGACAAAGGTCCTTGCGGCTCGCCTGGAGGCGGCGTTTCCGCGCATCCGGCGCGTCAGGAACGCCTCCCTCTTCGAGCTTCCGGACCTCGAACCGGAGGAGTTCGACCTTGTCGTTTCGACGGTGCCGCTACCGCTTGCGGAGGACGCTTACGTGCAGGTCCGGCCGTTCATGGGACCGGAGGAGGTCGAGAGGATCCGCTCTCACCTTCTGGAGAAGAACCTGACCCGCGGCCCCGCGCGCCGGCCGGAGAGCGAGCCGGACGGACCCGCCGGACGGGCGGCCTCGGAGTCGCTTGAGGTCTTTGGCGGCGGACAGGAGCGTTTCCGCCAGATGGTCGAGGCGACGCAGGTCGTCGCAGACCTGCTCGACGACTTCTTTCTTGACCGGCACGAGGCGGGCGGGTCGGAGGACGAGGCGGCGCGTCTCATGTGCCGCTCGCTCGTCGCGCGGGGACTCGCCGCAGACGAGGCGGGGCTCGCTCAGGCTCTGACGGAGCGCGCCCGGCGCGGCGGCATCGGCATCCCGGGGACCGCCGTTGCGCTCTTCCACGCCCGCGAGCGGAGTGTTGAGCGCCCCTCCTT
It contains:
- a CDS encoding BglG family transcription antiterminator, coding for MAGLSTAREARLVEALLRHPEGITVAGLAETLNVSARTIHRDLRPGRPAEGFIESHGLVLHRQAGRGLSVEGEPEAVERAIRDLEDAALLEVSPERRRVEVLRRLLGARGPVKLRALASGLKVAVGTVSRDLDEAEAWLSDFRLTLVRRRGYGVEISGPEAERRRAMSRLVFENLQGSDLLPGSPDAPSSAVSRRLLGFVDSERLRTIEALTRREVELLPYPIADEAFAALVVHVALAAERVLAGGRIELPEDVSRRLQQTEEYDRALSLARGISQALGVEVPESEVAYVTLHLRGTKLRQDSSLEQYFATSDLEIASRVRDLIRTVEERTGVVLVGDGSLYSGLLAHLERAMHRLREGMRISNPLLDDVRRDYPALFALVEEALGKVFADERIPEEEVGFVAMHFGAALDRGQGDFPRSVLVICSSGIATTKVLAARLEAAFPRIRRVRNASLFELPDLEPEEFDLVVSTVPLPLAEDAYVQVRPFMGPEEVERIRSHLLEKNLTRGPARRPESEPDGPAGRAASESLEVFGGGQERFRQMVEATQVVADLLDDFFLDRHEAGGSEDEAARLMCRSLVARGLAADEAGLAQALTERARRGGIGIPGTAVALFHARERSVERPSFSVHELDEPIMLEGMDGERMAVRRALLMVAPLDLSSVGLETVSEISAAMVERPAVRETFERGDEENVLDVLRTVFSQYLKDRLV